AGTCGCCCGGTGCCGCGCGCGAGCGGCCCGACCAGGCCGCGCGCACGCTCGAGAGCGTGCTGCTGCGCACACGGATTCGCGAGGGGCTGCCCACCGCGGAACTCCTCGGGTCAGGGCGGCACGCGGTCGCAGCGCTCATCGCCGACGGGTTGATCGAGGGCGCCGAGGCGGTTCGCGGTCGCGTCGTCCTGACGCTCCGCGGACGACTCCTCGCCGATGCGGTCGTGCGGGCACTCACCGACTGAGCGTCCTCCGGCCGTGTCCGAGCCGATCCGGTAGAATTGGCACTCAGTTCGTGAGAGTGCCAACGGTTCGATGCGCGGAGGAGGCGAGATGGTCACCGATCGGGGTCTGCAGGTCCTGCGGGCGATCGTGCAGGACTTCGTCGACACGCGCGAGCCGGTCGGCAGCAAGGCGATCGTCGAACGCCACGCGTTCGGGGTCTCCGCCGCCACGATCCGCAACGACATGGCACTCCTCGAGGATGAAGAGCTGATCGCCGCGCCGCACACCTCGTCGGGTCGCGTGCCCACCGACAAGGGGTATCGCGTGTTCGTCGACCACCTCGCCGAGGTCCGGCCGCTCTCACCCGCCCAGCGCACGGCGATCGCGGCGTTCCTGGACGGTCCCTCCGATCTGGACGACGTCCTGGCCCGCACCGTGCGGGCCCTGACCCAGCTGACCGGCCAGGTCGCGATCGTGCAGTACCCGTCGTTCGCGCGCGCGAACGTCTCCCACGTCGAGCTCGTCCAACTGGGCGGCGGCCGGATGCTGGTGATCGTCGTCACCGACACCGGACGCGTCTCCCAGCGCCTGGCGATCGTCCGCGAGGAGTTCGACGAGGACGACCTGGCGCGGATGCGCGCCGACATCGCCGCGCTGCTGGTCGGCCTGCCCGTCCGCGAGGGGGTGCAGCGCGTCCAGGAGCACCTCGGCTCCGAGGAGCGCACGCCGTCGGCGCGCGAGGCGGCCACGGCGATCATCGCTCGGATCGTGGCCGAAGAGCTCGAGGAGTTCCGTCAGGACCGCCTCGTCATGGCGGGATCGGCCAACCTCGCCCGCCGCGAATCGGACTTCCGCGGCAGCATCTACCCGCTGCTGGAGGCCATCGAGGAGCAGGTCACCCTGCTCAAGCTCATGGGCGAGATGGTCGCCGACGATCAAGGACTCGCCTCCAGCATCGGGCGCGAGAACGACGCCTTCGGGCTCGGCGAGGCAACGGTTCTGGCCAGCGA
This portion of the Microbacterium pygmaeum genome encodes:
- the hrcA gene encoding heat-inducible transcriptional repressor HrcA; the encoded protein is MVTDRGLQVLRAIVQDFVDTREPVGSKAIVERHAFGVSAATIRNDMALLEDEELIAAPHTSSGRVPTDKGYRVFVDHLAEVRPLSPAQRTAIAAFLDGPSDLDDVLARTVRALTQLTGQVAIVQYPSFARANVSHVELVQLGGGRMLVIVVTDTGRVSQRLAIVREEFDEDDLARMRADIAALLVGLPVREGVQRVQEHLGSEERTPSAREAATAIIARIVAEELEEFRQDRLVMAGSANLARRESDFRGSIYPLLEAIEEQVTLLKLMGEMVADDQGLASSIGRENDAFGLGEATVLASDYDATGSRARVGLLGPTRMDYPTNFAAVRAVARYLTRMLDDDESAR